A stretch of the Salmo salar chromosome ssa20, Ssal_v3.1, whole genome shotgun sequence genome encodes the following:
- the LOC106579929 gene encoding 4-hydroxyphenylpyruvate dioxygenase isoform X2 gives MYVFASALNPGNKEMGEHLVKHGDGARDIAFTVENCDYLVQKARERGAIIVKEPYVLEDNYGRVKLAVLQTYGDTTHTFVERTAYNGLFLPGFHPPLHRDPLLAKLPSGLLNFIDHVVGNQPDDEMVPVVEWYQKNLLFHRFWSVDDKQLQTDFSALRSIVVANYEETVKMPINEPAMGKRKSQIQEYVEYYGGPGVQHIAMNTSDIITTIRNLKERGMEFMCVPDTYYQLLRKNLQHSQVRITEDLDILEELKILVDFDDSGYLLQIFTKPVQDRPTVFLEVIQRHNHQGFGAGNFKALFEAIEADQNARGNLTILTPNGVSNHI, from the exons ATGTATGTATTCGCGTCCGCCCTCAACCCTGGAAacaaag AAATGGGGGAGCATTTGGTGAAGCATGGGGATGGAGCCAGGGACATTGCATTCACTGTGGAGAACTGTGATTACCTTGTGCAG AAAGCCAGAGAGCGTGGTGCCATCATAGTGAAAGAGCCGTATGTATTGGAGGACAATTATGGCAGGGTAAAGCTAGCTGTTCTCCAGACG TATggggacaccacacacacatttgtgGAGAGGACGGCCTACAACGGGCTTTTCCTCCCAGGgttccatcctcctctccaccgGGACCCCTTGTTGGCCAAGCT acccagtggattactgaacttCATTGACCATGTTGTGGGGAACCAGCCAGATGATGAGATGGTGCCTGTGGTGGAATG GTACCAGAAGAACCTGCTTTTCCACCGGTTCTGGTCGGTGGATGACAAGCAGCTGCAGACAGATTTCAGTGCACTGCGCTCCATCGTTGTGGCCAATTATGAAGAGACAGTGAAGATGCCCATTAATGAGCCAGCCATGGGAAAACGCAAGTCCCAGATCCAG GAGTATGTGGAATACTACGGTGGCCCAGGTGTCCAGCACATCGCCATGAACACATCAGACATCATCACTACA ATCCGTAACCTGAAGGAGCGTGGCATGGAGTTCATGTGTGTGCCAGACACCTACTACCAGCTGCTGAGAAAGAATCTCCAACACTCCCAAGTCAGGATCACTGAGGACCTGGACATTCTGGAG GAGCTGAAGATCTTAGTGGATTTTGATGACAGTGGCTACCTACTCCAGATCTTCACTAAGCCTGTTCAGGACCGTCCCACGGTGTTCCTGGAGGTCATTCAGAGACACAACCATCAG GGCTTTGGTGCAGGCAACTTCAAGGCTCTTTTCGAAGCCATCGAGGCAGACCAGAATGCTAGAGGGAACTTGACTATCCTGACCCCTAATGGTGTGTCTAACCATATTTGA
- the LOC106579929 gene encoding 4-hydroxyphenylpyruvate dioxygenase isoform X1, with product MTTYTDRGEHHDHGKFICFDHITFWVGNAKQAASYYCNKLGFEPLAYQGLETGCRDVVSHVVKQGKIMYVFASALNPGNKEMGEHLVKHGDGARDIAFTVENCDYLVQKARERGAIIVKEPYVLEDNYGRVKLAVLQTYGDTTHTFVERTAYNGLFLPGFHPPLHRDPLLAKLPSGLLNFIDHVVGNQPDDEMVPVVEWYQKNLLFHRFWSVDDKQLQTDFSALRSIVVANYEETVKMPINEPAMGKRKSQIQEYVEYYGGPGVQHIAMNTSDIITTIRNLKERGMEFMCVPDTYYQLLRKNLQHSQVRITEDLDILEELKILVDFDDSGYLLQIFTKPVQDRPTVFLEVIQRHNHQGFGAGNFKALFEAIEADQNARGNLTILTPNGVSNHI from the exons ATG ACTACCTACACAGACAGAGGTGAGCAT CACGACCATGGCAAGTTCATCTGTTTCGACCACATCACATTCTGGGTTGGAAATGCCAAACAG GCAGCATCTTACTATTGTAACAAGCTTGGATTTGAACCGTTGGCCTACCAGGGTTTAGAGACAGGCTGCCGTGATGTGGTGTCTCATGTGGTCAAACAAGGCAAG ATTATGTATGTATTCGCGTCCGCCCTCAACCCTGGAAacaaag AAATGGGGGAGCATTTGGTGAAGCATGGGGATGGAGCCAGGGACATTGCATTCACTGTGGAGAACTGTGATTACCTTGTGCAG AAAGCCAGAGAGCGTGGTGCCATCATAGTGAAAGAGCCGTATGTATTGGAGGACAATTATGGCAGGGTAAAGCTAGCTGTTCTCCAGACG TATggggacaccacacacacatttgtgGAGAGGACGGCCTACAACGGGCTTTTCCTCCCAGGgttccatcctcctctccaccgGGACCCCTTGTTGGCCAAGCT acccagtggattactgaacttCATTGACCATGTTGTGGGGAACCAGCCAGATGATGAGATGGTGCCTGTGGTGGAATG GTACCAGAAGAACCTGCTTTTCCACCGGTTCTGGTCGGTGGATGACAAGCAGCTGCAGACAGATTTCAGTGCACTGCGCTCCATCGTTGTGGCCAATTATGAAGAGACAGTGAAGATGCCCATTAATGAGCCAGCCATGGGAAAACGCAAGTCCCAGATCCAG GAGTATGTGGAATACTACGGTGGCCCAGGTGTCCAGCACATCGCCATGAACACATCAGACATCATCACTACA ATCCGTAACCTGAAGGAGCGTGGCATGGAGTTCATGTGTGTGCCAGACACCTACTACCAGCTGCTGAGAAAGAATCTCCAACACTCCCAAGTCAGGATCACTGAGGACCTGGACATTCTGGAG GAGCTGAAGATCTTAGTGGATTTTGATGACAGTGGCTACCTACTCCAGATCTTCACTAAGCCTGTTCAGGACCGTCCCACGGTGTTCCTGGAGGTCATTCAGAGACACAACCATCAG GGCTTTGGTGCAGGCAACTTCAAGGCTCTTTTCGAAGCCATCGAGGCAGACCAGAATGCTAGAGGGAACTTGACTATCCTGACCCCTAATGGTGTGTCTAACCATATTTGA